One Ctenopharyngodon idella isolate HZGC_01 chromosome 9, HZGC01, whole genome shotgun sequence DNA window includes the following coding sequences:
- the si:ch211-39i22.1 gene encoding myristoylated alanine-rich C-kinase substrate isoform X7 produces MMSYLWIFVLGSLIVTGVKMQEDGVEGAENAESPADDLPSTVPDEDFIYIYADNTATEDLPPDSKDESLSDAEPADAEPTPEKPVEEVVDEAAASADSEAEQTDPESGAAEDEQPATPAAAEEPVKEEAPAEAVFVHCCPVLDEGDADKTEADPPAVETELTEQEVKPEEAAGEVEEEPAQEELDKGEADAGETDAGETDAGETDTGEADTIEVDAGETDTGETDTGETDTGETDAGETDVGETDVGETDAAEAEPSVVPEKPMDFDVAVKVHADEFDLSDALREDKEEIEMGDADKHSSGQGKARSAGAASEPKDSGSGTVVGVVCGIAVAAVGAITGYFTYQKKKLCFKVQRGDPESAKEENGTQSEPQVLSTLLNSP; encoded by the exons AAGACGGTGTGGAAGGTGCTGAGAATGCCG AGTCTCCGGCAGATGACCTTCCATCAACCGTTCCAGATGAAG attttatatatatatacgcagaCAACACAGCCACAGAAGATTTACCGCCTGATTCCAAAGATGAGTCTCTCAGCGACGCAGAGC CTGCAGACGCTGAACCTACACCTGAAAAACCAGTGGAGGAGGTTGTGGATGAAGCCGCAGCTTCTGCAG ACAGTGAAGCTGAACAGACAGACCCTGAGTCAG GTGCTGCCGAGGACGAGCAGCCAGCAACACCAGCAG CTGCAGAGGAACCTGTTAAGGAAGAAGCTCCTGCTGAAGCAG tgtttgttcattgttgtcCTGTTCTAGATGAAGGCGATGCAGATAAAACAG AAGCTGATCCACCTGCTGTAGAGACTGAACTTACTGAACAAG AAGTCAAGCCAGAGGAAGCTGCAGGTGAAGTAGAAGAGGAACCAGCGCAAGAGGAGCTGGACAAAG GTGAAGCAGACGCAG GAGAAACAGACGCAGGAGAAACAGACGCAGGAGAAACAGACACAGGCGAAGCAGACACAATTGAAGTAGACGCTGGTGAAACAGACACAGGAGAAACAGACACAGGAGAAACAGACACAGGAGAAACAGACGCTGGTGAAACAGATGTTGGTGAAACAGATGTTGGTGAAACAGATGCTGCTGAAGCAG AACCCAGTGTCGTACCAGAGAAACCAATGGATTTTGATGTAGCAGTGAAAG TTCATGCTGACGAATTTGATCTTTCTGATGCTCTCAGAGAAGATAAAG AAGAGATTGAAATGGGAGATGCAGACAAACACAGTTCAGGTCAAGGCAAAG CTCGCAGCGCTGGAGCCGCTTCTGAGCCAAAAg ACAGTGGATCCGGTACGGTTGTTGGTGTTGTCTGTGGGATTGCAGTAGCAGCTGTTGGTGCCATAACCGGCTACTTCACCTATCAGAAGAAGAAACTGTGCTTCAAGGTCCAGAGAG GTGACCCAGAGAGTGCCAAAGAAGAGAACGGCACGCAGAGCGAACCACAGG TTTTAAGCACCCTCCTGAATTCGCCCTAA
- the si:ch211-39i22.1 gene encoding myristoylated alanine-rich C-kinase substrate isoform X11, translating to MMSYLWIFVLGSLIVTGVKMQEDGVEGAENAESPADDLPSTVPDEDFIYIYADNTATEDLPPDSKDESLSDAEPADAEPTPEKPVEEVVDEAAASADSEAEQTDPESGAAEDEQPATPAAAEEPVKEEAPAEAVFVHCCPVLDEGDADKTEADPPAVETELTEQEVKPEEAAGEVEEEPAQEELDKGEADAGETDAGETDAGETDTGEADTIEVDAGETDTGETDAGETDVGETDVGETDAAEAEPSVVPEKPMDFDVAVKVHADEFDLSDALREDKEEIEMGDADKHSSGQGKARSAGAASEPKDSGSGTVVGVVCGIAVAAVGAITGYFTYQKKKLCFKVQRGDPESAKEENGTQSEPQVLSTLLNSP from the exons AAGACGGTGTGGAAGGTGCTGAGAATGCCG AGTCTCCGGCAGATGACCTTCCATCAACCGTTCCAGATGAAG attttatatatatatacgcagaCAACACAGCCACAGAAGATTTACCGCCTGATTCCAAAGATGAGTCTCTCAGCGACGCAGAGC CTGCAGACGCTGAACCTACACCTGAAAAACCAGTGGAGGAGGTTGTGGATGAAGCCGCAGCTTCTGCAG ACAGTGAAGCTGAACAGACAGACCCTGAGTCAG GTGCTGCCGAGGACGAGCAGCCAGCAACACCAGCAG CTGCAGAGGAACCTGTTAAGGAAGAAGCTCCTGCTGAAGCAG tgtttgttcattgttgtcCTGTTCTAGATGAAGGCGATGCAGATAAAACAG AAGCTGATCCACCTGCTGTAGAGACTGAACTTACTGAACAAG AAGTCAAGCCAGAGGAAGCTGCAGGTGAAGTAGAAGAGGAACCAGCGCAAGAGGAGCTGGACAAAG GTGAAGCAGACGCAG GAGAAACAGACGCAGGAGAAACAGACGCAGGAGAAACAGACACAGGCGAAGCAGACACAATTGAAGTAGACGCTG GAGAAACAGACACAGGAGAAACAGACGCTGGTGAAACAGATGTTGGTGAAACAGATGTTGGTGAAACAGATGCTGCTGAAGCAG AACCCAGTGTCGTACCAGAGAAACCAATGGATTTTGATGTAGCAGTGAAAG TTCATGCTGACGAATTTGATCTTTCTGATGCTCTCAGAGAAGATAAAG AAGAGATTGAAATGGGAGATGCAGACAAACACAGTTCAGGTCAAGGCAAAG CTCGCAGCGCTGGAGCCGCTTCTGAGCCAAAAg ACAGTGGATCCGGTACGGTTGTTGGTGTTGTCTGTGGGATTGCAGTAGCAGCTGTTGGTGCCATAACCGGCTACTTCACCTATCAGAAGAAGAAACTGTGCTTCAAGGTCCAGAGAG GTGACCCAGAGAGTGCCAAAGAAGAGAACGGCACGCAGAGCGAACCACAGG TTTTAAGCACCCTCCTGAATTCGCCCTAA
- the si:ch211-39i22.1 gene encoding submandibular gland secretory Glx-rich protein CA isoform X12 yields the protein MMSYLWIFVLGSLIVTGVKMQEDGVEGAENAESPADDLPSTVPDEDFIYIYADNTATEDLPPDSKDESLSDAEPADAEPTPEKPVEEVVDEAAASADSEAEQTDPESGAAEDEQPATPAAAEEPVKEEAPAEADEGDADKTEADPPAVETELTEQEVKPEEAAGEVEEEPAQEELDKGETDAGETDAGETDTGEADTIEVDAGETDTGETDTGETDTGETDAGETDVGETDVGETDAAEAEPSVVPEKPMDFDVAVKVHADEFDLSDALREDKEEIEMGDADKHSSGQGKARSAGAASEPKDSGSGTVVGVVCGIAVAAVGAITGYFTYQKKKLCFKVQRGDPESAKEENGTQSEPQVLSTLLNSP from the exons AAGACGGTGTGGAAGGTGCTGAGAATGCCG AGTCTCCGGCAGATGACCTTCCATCAACCGTTCCAGATGAAG attttatatatatatacgcagaCAACACAGCCACAGAAGATTTACCGCCTGATTCCAAAGATGAGTCTCTCAGCGACGCAGAGC CTGCAGACGCTGAACCTACACCTGAAAAACCAGTGGAGGAGGTTGTGGATGAAGCCGCAGCTTCTGCAG ACAGTGAAGCTGAACAGACAGACCCTGAGTCAG GTGCTGCCGAGGACGAGCAGCCAGCAACACCAGCAG CTGCAGAGGAACCTGTTAAGGAAGAAGCTCCTGCTGAAGCAG ATGAAGGCGATGCAGATAAAACAG AAGCTGATCCACCTGCTGTAGAGACTGAACTTACTGAACAAG AAGTCAAGCCAGAGGAAGCTGCAGGTGAAGTAGAAGAGGAACCAGCGCAAGAGGAGCTGGACAAAG GAGAAACAGACGCAGGAGAAACAGACGCAGGAGAAACAGACACAGGCGAAGCAGACACAATTGAAGTAGACGCTGGTGAAACAGACACAGGAGAAACAGACACAGGAGAAACAGACACAGGAGAAACAGACGCTGGTGAAACAGATGTTGGTGAAACAGATGTTGGTGAAACAGATGCTGCTGAAGCAG AACCCAGTGTCGTACCAGAGAAACCAATGGATTTTGATGTAGCAGTGAAAG TTCATGCTGACGAATTTGATCTTTCTGATGCTCTCAGAGAAGATAAAG AAGAGATTGAAATGGGAGATGCAGACAAACACAGTTCAGGTCAAGGCAAAG CTCGCAGCGCTGGAGCCGCTTCTGAGCCAAAAg ACAGTGGATCCGGTACGGTTGTTGGTGTTGTCTGTGGGATTGCAGTAGCAGCTGTTGGTGCCATAACCGGCTACTTCACCTATCAGAAGAAGAAACTGTGCTTCAAGGTCCAGAGAG GTGACCCAGAGAGTGCCAAAGAAGAGAACGGCACGCAGAGCGAACCACAGG TTTTAAGCACCCTCCTGAATTCGCCCTAA
- the si:ch211-39i22.1 gene encoding sodium/potassium/calcium exchanger 1 isoform X6 codes for MMSYLWIFVLGSLIVTGVKMQEDGVEGAENAESPADDLPSTVPDEDFIYIYADNTATEDLPPDSKDESLSDAEPADAEPTPEKPVEEVVDEAAASADSEAEQTDPESGAAEDEQPATPAAAEEPVKEEAPAEAVFVHCCPVLDEGDADKTEADPPAVETELTEQEVKPEEAAGEVEEEPAQEELDKGEADAGETDAGETDAGETDAGETDAGETDTGEADTIEVDAGETDTGETDAGETDVGETDVGETDAAEAEPSVVPEKPMDFDVAVKVHADEFDLSDALREDKEEIEMGDADKHSSGQGKARSAGAASEPKDSGSGTVVGVVCGIAVAAVGAITGYFTYQKKKLCFKVQRGDPESAKEENGTQSEPQVLSTLLNSP; via the exons AAGACGGTGTGGAAGGTGCTGAGAATGCCG AGTCTCCGGCAGATGACCTTCCATCAACCGTTCCAGATGAAG attttatatatatatacgcagaCAACACAGCCACAGAAGATTTACCGCCTGATTCCAAAGATGAGTCTCTCAGCGACGCAGAGC CTGCAGACGCTGAACCTACACCTGAAAAACCAGTGGAGGAGGTTGTGGATGAAGCCGCAGCTTCTGCAG ACAGTGAAGCTGAACAGACAGACCCTGAGTCAG GTGCTGCCGAGGACGAGCAGCCAGCAACACCAGCAG CTGCAGAGGAACCTGTTAAGGAAGAAGCTCCTGCTGAAGCAG tgtttgttcattgttgtcCTGTTCTAGATGAAGGCGATGCAGATAAAACAG AAGCTGATCCACCTGCTGTAGAGACTGAACTTACTGAACAAG AAGTCAAGCCAGAGGAAGCTGCAGGTGAAGTAGAAGAGGAACCAGCGCAAGAGGAGCTGGACAAAG GTGAAGCAGACGCAGGTGAAACAGATGCTGGTGAAACAGACGCAGGAGAAACAGACGCAGGAGAAACAGACGCAGGAGAAACAGACACAGGCGAAGCAGACACAATTGAAGTAGACGCTG GAGAAACAGACACAGGAGAAACAGACGCTGGTGAAACAGATGTTGGTGAAACAGATGTTGGTGAAACAGATGCTGCTGAAGCAG AACCCAGTGTCGTACCAGAGAAACCAATGGATTTTGATGTAGCAGTGAAAG TTCATGCTGACGAATTTGATCTTTCTGATGCTCTCAGAGAAGATAAAG AAGAGATTGAAATGGGAGATGCAGACAAACACAGTTCAGGTCAAGGCAAAG CTCGCAGCGCTGGAGCCGCTTCTGAGCCAAAAg ACAGTGGATCCGGTACGGTTGTTGGTGTTGTCTGTGGGATTGCAGTAGCAGCTGTTGGTGCCATAACCGGCTACTTCACCTATCAGAAGAAGAAACTGTGCTTCAAGGTCCAGAGAG GTGACCCAGAGAGTGCCAAAGAAGAGAACGGCACGCAGAGCGAACCACAGG TTTTAAGCACCCTCCTGAATTCGCCCTAA
- the si:ch211-39i22.1 gene encoding sodium/potassium/calcium exchanger 1 isoform X8 — protein sequence MMSYLWIFVLGSLIVTGVKMQEDGVEGAENAESPADDLPSTVPDEDFIYIYADNTATEDLPPDSKDESLSDAEPADAEPTPEKPVEEVVDEAAASADSEAEQTDPESGAAEDEQPATPAAAEEPVKEEAPAEADEGDADKTEADPPAVETELTEQEVKPEEAAGEVEEEPAQEELDKGETDAGETDAGETDAGETDAGETDTGEADTIEVDAGETDTGETDTGETDTGETDAGETDVGETDVGETDAAEAEPSVVPEKPMDFDVAVKVHADEFDLSDALREDKEEIEMGDADKHSSGQGKARSAGAASEPKDSGSGTVVGVVCGIAVAAVGAITGYFTYQKKKLCFKVQRGDPESAKEENGTQSEPQVLSTLLNSP from the exons AAGACGGTGTGGAAGGTGCTGAGAATGCCG AGTCTCCGGCAGATGACCTTCCATCAACCGTTCCAGATGAAG attttatatatatatacgcagaCAACACAGCCACAGAAGATTTACCGCCTGATTCCAAAGATGAGTCTCTCAGCGACGCAGAGC CTGCAGACGCTGAACCTACACCTGAAAAACCAGTGGAGGAGGTTGTGGATGAAGCCGCAGCTTCTGCAG ACAGTGAAGCTGAACAGACAGACCCTGAGTCAG GTGCTGCCGAGGACGAGCAGCCAGCAACACCAGCAG CTGCAGAGGAACCTGTTAAGGAAGAAGCTCCTGCTGAAGCAG ATGAAGGCGATGCAGATAAAACAG AAGCTGATCCACCTGCTGTAGAGACTGAACTTACTGAACAAG AAGTCAAGCCAGAGGAAGCTGCAGGTGAAGTAGAAGAGGAACCAGCGCAAGAGGAGCTGGACAAAG GTGAAACAGATGCTGGTGAAACAGACGCAGGAGAAACAGACGCAGGAGAAACAGACGCAGGAGAAACAGACACAGGCGAAGCAGACACAATTGAAGTAGACGCTGGTGAAACAGACACAGGAGAAACAGACACAGGAGAAACAGACACAGGAGAAACAGACGCTGGTGAAACAGATGTTGGTGAAACAGATGTTGGTGAAACAGATGCTGCTGAAGCAG AACCCAGTGTCGTACCAGAGAAACCAATGGATTTTGATGTAGCAGTGAAAG TTCATGCTGACGAATTTGATCTTTCTGATGCTCTCAGAGAAGATAAAG AAGAGATTGAAATGGGAGATGCAGACAAACACAGTTCAGGTCAAGGCAAAG CTCGCAGCGCTGGAGCCGCTTCTGAGCCAAAAg ACAGTGGATCCGGTACGGTTGTTGGTGTTGTCTGTGGGATTGCAGTAGCAGCTGTTGGTGCCATAACCGGCTACTTCACCTATCAGAAGAAGAAACTGTGCTTCAAGGTCCAGAGAG GTGACCCAGAGAGTGCCAAAGAAGAGAACGGCACGCAGAGCGAACCACAGG TTTTAAGCACCCTCCTGAATTCGCCCTAA
- the si:ch211-39i22.1 gene encoding cytochrome c1 isoform X13, with protein MMSYLWIFVLGSLIVTGVKMQEDGVEGAENAESPADDLPSTVPDEDFIYIYADNTATEDLPPDSKDESLSDAEPADAEPTPEKPVEEVVDEAAASADSEAEQTDPESGAAEDEQPATPAAAEEPVKEEAPAEAVFVHCCPVLDEGDADKTEADPPAVETELTEQEVKPEEAAGEVEEEPAQEELDKGETDAGETDAGETDTGEADTIEVDAGETDTGETDAGETDVGETDVGETDAAEAEPSVVPEKPMDFDVAVKVHADEFDLSDALREDKEEIEMGDADKHSSGQGKARSAGAASEPKDSGSGTVVGVVCGIAVAAVGAITGYFTYQKKKLCFKVQRGDPESAKEENGTQSEPQVLSTLLNSP; from the exons AAGACGGTGTGGAAGGTGCTGAGAATGCCG AGTCTCCGGCAGATGACCTTCCATCAACCGTTCCAGATGAAG attttatatatatatacgcagaCAACACAGCCACAGAAGATTTACCGCCTGATTCCAAAGATGAGTCTCTCAGCGACGCAGAGC CTGCAGACGCTGAACCTACACCTGAAAAACCAGTGGAGGAGGTTGTGGATGAAGCCGCAGCTTCTGCAG ACAGTGAAGCTGAACAGACAGACCCTGAGTCAG GTGCTGCCGAGGACGAGCAGCCAGCAACACCAGCAG CTGCAGAGGAACCTGTTAAGGAAGAAGCTCCTGCTGAAGCAG tgtttgttcattgttgtcCTGTTCTAGATGAAGGCGATGCAGATAAAACAG AAGCTGATCCACCTGCTGTAGAGACTGAACTTACTGAACAAG AAGTCAAGCCAGAGGAAGCTGCAGGTGAAGTAGAAGAGGAACCAGCGCAAGAGGAGCTGGACAAAG GAGAAACAGACGCAGGAGAAACAGACGCAGGAGAAACAGACACAGGCGAAGCAGACACAATTGAAGTAGACGCTG GAGAAACAGACACAGGAGAAACAGACGCTGGTGAAACAGATGTTGGTGAAACAGATGTTGGTGAAACAGATGCTGCTGAAGCAG AACCCAGTGTCGTACCAGAGAAACCAATGGATTTTGATGTAGCAGTGAAAG TTCATGCTGACGAATTTGATCTTTCTGATGCTCTCAGAGAAGATAAAG AAGAGATTGAAATGGGAGATGCAGACAAACACAGTTCAGGTCAAGGCAAAG CTCGCAGCGCTGGAGCCGCTTCTGAGCCAAAAg ACAGTGGATCCGGTACGGTTGTTGGTGTTGTCTGTGGGATTGCAGTAGCAGCTGTTGGTGCCATAACCGGCTACTTCACCTATCAGAAGAAGAAACTGTGCTTCAAGGTCCAGAGAG GTGACCCAGAGAGTGCCAAAGAAGAGAACGGCACGCAGAGCGAACCACAGG TTTTAAGCACCCTCCTGAATTCGCCCTAA
- the si:ch211-39i22.1 gene encoding sodium/potassium/calcium exchanger 1 isoform X3, with the protein MMSYLWIFVLGSLIVTGVKMQEDGVEGAENAESPADDLPSTVPDEDFIYIYADNTATEDLPPDSKDESLSDAEPADAEPTPEKPVEEVVDEAAASADSEAEQTDPESGAAEDEQPATPAAAEEPVKEEAPAEAVFVHCCPVLDEGDADKTEADPPAVETELTEQEVKPEEAAGEVEEEPAQEELDKGETDAGETDAGETDAGETDAGETDTGEADTIEVDAGETDTGETDTGETDTGETDAGETDVGETDVGETDAAEAEPSVVPEKPMDFDVAVKVHADEFDLSDALREDKEEIEMGDADKHSSGQGKARSAGAASEPKDSGSGTVVGVVCGIAVAAVGAITGYFTYQKKKLCFKVQRGDPESAKEENGTQSEPQVLSTLLNSP; encoded by the exons AAGACGGTGTGGAAGGTGCTGAGAATGCCG AGTCTCCGGCAGATGACCTTCCATCAACCGTTCCAGATGAAG attttatatatatatacgcagaCAACACAGCCACAGAAGATTTACCGCCTGATTCCAAAGATGAGTCTCTCAGCGACGCAGAGC CTGCAGACGCTGAACCTACACCTGAAAAACCAGTGGAGGAGGTTGTGGATGAAGCCGCAGCTTCTGCAG ACAGTGAAGCTGAACAGACAGACCCTGAGTCAG GTGCTGCCGAGGACGAGCAGCCAGCAACACCAGCAG CTGCAGAGGAACCTGTTAAGGAAGAAGCTCCTGCTGAAGCAG tgtttgttcattgttgtcCTGTTCTAGATGAAGGCGATGCAGATAAAACAG AAGCTGATCCACCTGCTGTAGAGACTGAACTTACTGAACAAG AAGTCAAGCCAGAGGAAGCTGCAGGTGAAGTAGAAGAGGAACCAGCGCAAGAGGAGCTGGACAAAG GTGAAACAGATGCTGGTGAAACAGACGCAGGAGAAACAGACGCAGGAGAAACAGACGCAGGAGAAACAGACACAGGCGAAGCAGACACAATTGAAGTAGACGCTGGTGAAACAGACACAGGAGAAACAGACACAGGAGAAACAGACACAGGAGAAACAGACGCTGGTGAAACAGATGTTGGTGAAACAGATGTTGGTGAAACAGATGCTGCTGAAGCAG AACCCAGTGTCGTACCAGAGAAACCAATGGATTTTGATGTAGCAGTGAAAG TTCATGCTGACGAATTTGATCTTTCTGATGCTCTCAGAGAAGATAAAG AAGAGATTGAAATGGGAGATGCAGACAAACACAGTTCAGGTCAAGGCAAAG CTCGCAGCGCTGGAGCCGCTTCTGAGCCAAAAg ACAGTGGATCCGGTACGGTTGTTGGTGTTGTCTGTGGGATTGCAGTAGCAGCTGTTGGTGCCATAACCGGCTACTTCACCTATCAGAAGAAGAAACTGTGCTTCAAGGTCCAGAGAG GTGACCCAGAGAGTGCCAAAGAAGAGAACGGCACGCAGAGCGAACCACAGG TTTTAAGCACCCTCCTGAATTCGCCCTAA
- the si:ch211-39i22.1 gene encoding sodium/potassium/calcium exchanger 1 isoform X1, whose amino-acid sequence MMSYLWIFVLGSLIVTGVKMQEDGVEGAENAESPADDLPSTVPDEDFIYIYADNTATEDLPPDSKDESLSDAEPADAEPTPEKPVEEVVDEAAASADSEAEQTDPESGAAEDEQPATPAAAEEPVKEEAPAEAVFVHCCPVLDEGDADKTEADPPAVETELTEQEVKPEEAAGEVEEEPAQEELDKGEADAGETDAGETDAGETDAGETDAGETDTGEADTIEVDAGETDTGETDTGETDTGETDAGETDVGETDVGETDAAEAEPSVVPEKPMDFDVAVKVHADEFDLSDALREDKEEIEMGDADKHSSGQGKARSAGAASEPKDSGSGTVVGVVCGIAVAAVGAITGYFTYQKKKLCFKVQRGDPESAKEENGTQSEPQVLSTLLNSP is encoded by the exons AAGACGGTGTGGAAGGTGCTGAGAATGCCG AGTCTCCGGCAGATGACCTTCCATCAACCGTTCCAGATGAAG attttatatatatatacgcagaCAACACAGCCACAGAAGATTTACCGCCTGATTCCAAAGATGAGTCTCTCAGCGACGCAGAGC CTGCAGACGCTGAACCTACACCTGAAAAACCAGTGGAGGAGGTTGTGGATGAAGCCGCAGCTTCTGCAG ACAGTGAAGCTGAACAGACAGACCCTGAGTCAG GTGCTGCCGAGGACGAGCAGCCAGCAACACCAGCAG CTGCAGAGGAACCTGTTAAGGAAGAAGCTCCTGCTGAAGCAG tgtttgttcattgttgtcCTGTTCTAGATGAAGGCGATGCAGATAAAACAG AAGCTGATCCACCTGCTGTAGAGACTGAACTTACTGAACAAG AAGTCAAGCCAGAGGAAGCTGCAGGTGAAGTAGAAGAGGAACCAGCGCAAGAGGAGCTGGACAAAG GTGAAGCAGACGCAGGTGAAACAGATGCTGGTGAAACAGACGCAGGAGAAACAGACGCAGGAGAAACAGACGCAGGAGAAACAGACACAGGCGAAGCAGACACAATTGAAGTAGACGCTGGTGAAACAGACACAGGAGAAACAGACACAGGAGAAACAGACACAGGAGAAACAGACGCTGGTGAAACAGATGTTGGTGAAACAGATGTTGGTGAAACAGATGCTGCTGAAGCAG AACCCAGTGTCGTACCAGAGAAACCAATGGATTTTGATGTAGCAGTGAAAG TTCATGCTGACGAATTTGATCTTTCTGATGCTCTCAGAGAAGATAAAG AAGAGATTGAAATGGGAGATGCAGACAAACACAGTTCAGGTCAAGGCAAAG CTCGCAGCGCTGGAGCCGCTTCTGAGCCAAAAg ACAGTGGATCCGGTACGGTTGTTGGTGTTGTCTGTGGGATTGCAGTAGCAGCTGTTGGTGCCATAACCGGCTACTTCACCTATCAGAAGAAGAAACTGTGCTTCAAGGTCCAGAGAG GTGACCCAGAGAGTGCCAAAGAAGAGAACGGCACGCAGAGCGAACCACAGG TTTTAAGCACCCTCCTGAATTCGCCCTAA
- the si:ch211-39i22.1 gene encoding sodium/potassium/calcium exchanger 1 isoform X10 — MMSYLWIFVLGSLIVTGVKMQEDGVEGAENAESPADDLPSTVPDEDFIYIYADNTATEDLPPDSKDESLSDAEPADAEPTPEKPVEEVVDEAAASADSEAEQTDPESGAAEDEQPATPAAAEEPVKEEAPAEAVFVHCCPVLDEGDADKTEADPPAVETELTEQEVKPEEAAGEVEEEPAQEELDKGETDAGETDAGETDAGETDAGETDTGEADTIEVDAGETDTGETDAGETDVGETDVGETDAAEAEPSVVPEKPMDFDVAVKVHADEFDLSDALREDKEEIEMGDADKHSSGQGKARSAGAASEPKDSGSGTVVGVVCGIAVAAVGAITGYFTYQKKKLCFKVQRGDPESAKEENGTQSEPQVLSTLLNSP, encoded by the exons AAGACGGTGTGGAAGGTGCTGAGAATGCCG AGTCTCCGGCAGATGACCTTCCATCAACCGTTCCAGATGAAG attttatatatatatacgcagaCAACACAGCCACAGAAGATTTACCGCCTGATTCCAAAGATGAGTCTCTCAGCGACGCAGAGC CTGCAGACGCTGAACCTACACCTGAAAAACCAGTGGAGGAGGTTGTGGATGAAGCCGCAGCTTCTGCAG ACAGTGAAGCTGAACAGACAGACCCTGAGTCAG GTGCTGCCGAGGACGAGCAGCCAGCAACACCAGCAG CTGCAGAGGAACCTGTTAAGGAAGAAGCTCCTGCTGAAGCAG tgtttgttcattgttgtcCTGTTCTAGATGAAGGCGATGCAGATAAAACAG AAGCTGATCCACCTGCTGTAGAGACTGAACTTACTGAACAAG AAGTCAAGCCAGAGGAAGCTGCAGGTGAAGTAGAAGAGGAACCAGCGCAAGAGGAGCTGGACAAAG GTGAAACAGATGCTGGTGAAACAGACGCAGGAGAAACAGACGCAGGAGAAACAGACGCAGGAGAAACAGACACAGGCGAAGCAGACACAATTGAAGTAGACGCTG GAGAAACAGACACAGGAGAAACAGACGCTGGTGAAACAGATGTTGGTGAAACAGATGTTGGTGAAACAGATGCTGCTGAAGCAG AACCCAGTGTCGTACCAGAGAAACCAATGGATTTTGATGTAGCAGTGAAAG TTCATGCTGACGAATTTGATCTTTCTGATGCTCTCAGAGAAGATAAAG AAGAGATTGAAATGGGAGATGCAGACAAACACAGTTCAGGTCAAGGCAAAG CTCGCAGCGCTGGAGCCGCTTCTGAGCCAAAAg ACAGTGGATCCGGTACGGTTGTTGGTGTTGTCTGTGGGATTGCAGTAGCAGCTGTTGGTGCCATAACCGGCTACTTCACCTATCAGAAGAAGAAACTGTGCTTCAAGGTCCAGAGAG GTGACCCAGAGAGTGCCAAAGAAGAGAACGGCACGCAGAGCGAACCACAGG TTTTAAGCACCCTCCTGAATTCGCCCTAA